A window of the Bufo gargarizans isolate SCDJY-AF-19 chromosome 1, ASM1485885v1, whole genome shotgun sequence genome harbors these coding sequences:
- the LOC122925113 gene encoding zinc finger protein OZF-like isoform X1, with product MSQSSSSTGSSDNCTRNTKDHFISSDSKANDLGVTQDKFEEHAIIPDVPSAVHCKDLSSDPSKHLISSDSSQTVRQHITPRKGVVRQRSSQSKEKPFSCSECGKYFPSNSGLVRHQRSHTGEKPFSCSECGKCFTQKLNLIIHQRSHTGEKPFPCLVCGKCFPSKSNLIIHQRSHTGEKPFSCSECGKCFTRKSDLVGHQRIHTGEKPYSCSECGKCFTLNSNLLQHERSHKGEQPFSCSECGKCFTQKLNLIIHQRSHTGEKPFSCSECGKCFTRKSDLVKHQRIHTGEKPYSCSECGKCFTLNSNLLQHERSHKGEQPFSCSECGKCFTQKLNLIIHQRSHTGEKPFSCLECGKCFTRKSDLVGHQRIHTGEKPYSCSECGKCFTLNSNLLQHERSHKGEQPFSCSECGKCFTQKLNLIIHQRSHTGEKPYSCLECGRCFHSKSNLAIHQRTHTGEKPFSCSECTKCFSRKSDLVRHQRIHTGEKPFSCSECTKCFSRKSDLVTHQRIHTGKKPFSCSECGKCFALKAHLLQHEGSHTGEKPFSCSECEKSFLRKACFVEHKKIHTG from the coding sequence ATAACTGTACCAGGAATACAAAGGACCATTTCATATCTTCAGATTCTAAAGCCAATGATCTTGGTGTCACACAAGACAAATTTGAAGAGCATGCCATTATCCCAGATGTACCCTCAGCTGTTCACTGCAAAGATCTATCATCTGATCCTTCTAAACATCTTAtatcttctgattcatcacagactgttAGGCAACATATAACTCCCAGAAAGGGTGTTGTACGTCAAAGAAGTAGTCAGTCAAAGGAAAAGcctttttcatgttcagaatgtgggaaatattttccTTCTAATTCAGGTCTTGTCAGACATCAAAGAAgtcacacaggtgagaagccattttcatgttcagaatgtgggaagtgttttactcAAAAATTAAATCTCATCATACATCAAAgaagccacacaggagagaagccatttccatgtttagtatgtgggaaatgttttccttCTAAATCAAATCTCATTATACAtcaaagaagtcacacaggagagaagccattttcatgctcagaatgtgggaaatgttttaccaggaaatcagatcttgttggacatcagagaattcacacaggagagaaaccatattcatgttcggaatgtggtaaatgttttacttTGAACTCAAATCTTCTTCAACATGAAAGAAGTCACAAAGGGGAGCAGcctttttcatgttcagaatgtgggaaatgttttactcagaaattgaatctcatcatacatcaaagaagtcacacaggggagaagcccttttcatgttcagaatgtgggaaatgttttaccagGAAATCTGATCTTGTTaagcatcagagaattcacacaggagaaaaaccatattcatgttcggaatgtggtaaatgttttacttTGAACTCAAATCTTCTTCAACATGAAAGAAGTCACAAAGGGGAGCAGcctttttcatgttcagaatgtgggaaatgttttactcagaaatTGAATCTTATCATACAtcaaagaagtcacacaggggagaagcccttttcatgtttagaatgtgggaaatgttttaccaggaaatcagatcttgttggacatcagagaattcacacaggagagaaaccatattcttgttcggaatgtggtaaatgttttacttTGAACTCAAATCTTCTTCAACATGAAAGAAGTCACAAAGGGGAGCAGcctttttcatgttcagaatgtgggaaatgttttactcagaaattgaatctcatcatacatcaaagaagtcacacaggggagaagccctattcatgtttagaatgtgggagatgttttcaTTCAAAGTCAAATCTAGCCATacatcaaagaactcacacaggagagaagccattttcatgttcagaatgtacaAAATGTTTTAGCaggaaatcagatcttgttagacatcagagaattcacacgggagagaagccattttcatgttcagaatgtacaAAATGTTTTAGCaggaaatcagatcttgttacacatcagagaattcatacagggaagaagccattttcatgttcagaatgtgggaaatgttttgcattAAAAGCACATCTTCTTCAACATGaaggaagtcacacaggggagaagcctttttcatgttcagaatgtgagaaatcttTCTTACGAAAAGCATGTTTTGTTGAACAtaaaaaaattcacacaggaTGA